The following are from one region of the Moritella sp. 24 genome:
- a CDS encoding diguanylate cyclase, with protein MQYKEHFSYLFVIIILITLATLTLVARQSEKAKFIQEYTFIQSELDDISEYLNVIKMSAELFRPINQNIADLYDVRVTARDCLITERNKLVSSSAFMAMAYSEICTRNNSEAAFDLRYALNITQLMINNNPTEKLKSIYFISKKGFVISSLVSDAEFIAVKDFEDILFKRPYIKKFESKSYLPQNAFVITGPYSDIVTHIPMLTFTTALYIESRLVGYLNLDLKVADLQGALCKDCFFSQNKLSENNLSSEFYINEYRTGLYLEKDFSITHLFYKAIKYQYIYIVLVLGSALLLFLRFRIRSEVKKNDLVLSSSYEDEMTGLLNRRGFKNKIKTKMNGNYMAVSIFDIDNFKKINDTFGHLFGDYVIKELSVILQSNVRDDDLICRFGGEEFVVILAVDDISIATEVLERIRTKVESNLFEHDGIRTKVTISCGAFVTHKNLLSINNQFKRELKKADDNLYKAKGAGRNRLEYNIDNRI; from the coding sequence ATGCAATATAAAGAACACTTCTCCTACCTATTTGTGATTATTATTTTAATTACTTTAGCCACATTAACATTGGTAGCTCGACAATCTGAAAAGGCAAAATTTATACAAGAATATACATTTATTCAATCGGAATTAGATGACATATCCGAGTACCTTAATGTTATCAAAATGTCAGCAGAACTTTTTAGACCGATAAATCAAAACATAGCAGATTTGTATGATGTTCGTGTCACGGCGAGGGACTGCTTAATTACAGAGCGTAATAAGCTGGTTTCGAGCAGTGCGTTTATGGCGATGGCATACAGTGAAATTTGTACTCGAAATAACTCCGAGGCCGCATTTGATTTACGCTATGCATTAAATATCACTCAATTAATGATAAATAATAATCCGACTGAAAAATTGAAATCAATTTACTTTATCTCTAAGAAAGGGTTTGTTATTTCATCACTTGTATCAGATGCTGAGTTTATTGCGGTTAAAGATTTCGAAGACATATTATTTAAACGACCTTATATAAAGAAATTTGAAAGTAAGTCTTACCTTCCTCAGAATGCATTTGTTATCACGGGTCCATATAGTGATATTGTTACTCATATTCCGATGCTGACCTTTACGACTGCATTATATATAGAAAGTCGTTTGGTTGGTTACCTGAACTTGGATTTGAAAGTGGCTGATTTACAAGGTGCTCTATGTAAAGATTGCTTTTTTAGTCAGAATAAATTAAGTGAAAATAACCTATCTTCTGAATTTTATATTAATGAATATCGGACTGGGCTTTATTTAGAAAAAGATTTTTCTATTACACATCTATTTTATAAAGCGATTAAATATCAATATATCTATATTGTTCTTGTACTTGGTTCTGCGCTGTTATTATTTTTACGATTTCGGATTAGAAGTGAAGTAAAAAAGAATGACTTGGTGTTGTCTTCATCTTATGAAGATGAGATGACAGGGTTACTTAACCGCAGAGGTTTTAAGAATAAAATAAAAACCAAAATGAACGGTAACTACATGGCTGTTTCAATATTTGATATAGATAACTTCAAAAAAATAAATGATACGTTTGGTCATCTCTTTGGTGATTATGTGATTAAAGAGTTATCTGTGATCTTACAGTCGAATGTGAGAGACGATGATCTGATATGTCGATTTGGCGGTGAAGAATTTGTTGTCATTTTAGCGGTTGATGATATTAGTATTGCGACTGAAGTACTGGAAAGAATACGAACTAAAGTTGAAAGTAATCTATTTGAGCATGATGGTATTCGAACTAAGGTTACAATATCATGTGGCGCCTTTGTGACGCATAAGAACTTGCTGTCAATCAATAATCAGTTTAAGCGAGAATTGAAAAAAGCGGATGATAATCTTTATAAAGCGAAAGGTGCAGGTCGTAACCGACTCGAATACAATATAGATAATAGAATTTAA
- a CDS encoding group 1 truncated hemoglobin, with translation MRTVLGLFLFVASVIFTSNVNALEGTGHNNSDNSLYVRLGGLMPITVVVNDFVDVVINDVELNKNPAINASRARVPKTYLKFQVATLVCQVTKGPCVYKGREMKDAHKHLQITEKEWYRMIVLFKEVLAKHKVSAMETHDLLAILESTKADIVTVK, from the coding sequence ATGCGCACTGTACTAGGCTTATTTTTATTTGTAGCCTCCGTGATATTTACTTCAAATGTTAATGCCTTAGAGGGGACAGGGCATAACAATTCAGATAATTCACTCTATGTTCGGCTTGGTGGATTAATGCCAATAACAGTTGTCGTGAATGATTTTGTCGATGTTGTTATCAATGATGTCGAGTTAAATAAAAATCCGGCCATTAATGCTTCACGAGCGAGGGTACCAAAAACGTATTTAAAATTTCAAGTGGCGACATTGGTTTGCCAAGTAACAAAAGGTCCTTGTGTTTATAAAGGACGAGAAATGAAAGATGCCCATAAACATTTACAAATAACAGAAAAAGAATGGTACCGGATGATCGTTTTGTTTAAAGAGGTATTAGCGAAACATAAAGTATCAGCAATGGAAACACATGATTTACTCGCTATTTTAGAATCAACGAAAGCTGATATTGTGACGGTTAAATAA
- a CDS encoding DUF748 domain-containing protein produces the protein MAANFSNFRQRFSRAPRYQRLLSYTLVAYLVYALLLGLLVPYLTKSIAPEKMSALLGRPVLIEDVTINPFTLKFEIQGFEIQTQAQQDFVGIGRLTLQVNLWKSIFNGSINVETIEVDKAFANIEKLNESEFNFSDIPEHIAAQATPSETVEPTVEETNEESELPHIQIANIGITNTAFNFKDRPTGAVLDYPAINIGLTAFNSLAMLDNPKQANVPTPYNNYNLSIEGADNSAVITEGRFQLSPLDVKGDLALKHIKLITFWPFIAEQLTAKLESGVLDFATDYQFKIIDDEPQFITTLGQFSLRTLAFTATEKEIVNLPLLTIAGIKVDLLQQQIGLDNISTDGLQVNAHVNKEGVVDLATAFTPKQVPNSDTESNTSSSTDTDPATVDAGNDKTQTNDTEDKPAWLVTLGEFNLTNYDINVVESMMTNATKWRVFPINLHTKTLTSRLDTPIEYDLELTINDKGTFASQGNADVKQQALDAKISLTKLDLAQFQPYLSPYVNIQLESGEFTTKGSLYANAQGAARFNGAIKLEALAINDKTLDKTLVKWQTFNINNLKFDQKANSLLIDHVSLVKPYAQVIMAADKTSNISDLVVESKPSNKTVEGKTEKIKTKEETSSSEKPMLIEVNKITLAAGKVDYTDNVLKPTFEATIEELTGYVGKISSTATKNAELNIKGIVNKYAPMLLKGEINPLIPQPYIDIEFIFDNFELPSMTPYSGTYAGLDIDEGQLSLALKYKLEKEHLEGSNQIFIDQLDMNNTKDSDAGTLLPVTLAIPLLKDSNGAIDLGVDVSGNVNDPSFNVGEILLKQLTNIIVKAATSPFTLLASIVDTTEELDKINFTSGSYILTQAEQSKLDSLAKALAQRPQLKLNIKGSFDANTDKKALQNEALNTKLSESSGTPIAMGANAETISSTNDITDALIELYEQDTKGKADALRVAIAKQQTSLTESALDKVWRRSLYKETSTRQTVTDKQLKGLAKARADAIKTHLRDVSKVDAGRIFVLSHQSNVPDKSTQTTLTLVVK, from the coding sequence ATGGCAGCTAACTTTTCAAATTTCCGACAACGATTTTCACGTGCGCCACGCTATCAACGCCTATTAAGTTATACGTTGGTTGCCTATTTAGTGTATGCCTTATTATTAGGTTTACTGGTACCTTATCTGACGAAAAGTATCGCGCCAGAAAAAATGAGTGCCCTACTTGGCCGCCCAGTACTGATAGAAGACGTGACTATTAATCCATTTACGCTCAAATTTGAAATTCAAGGTTTTGAAATTCAAACACAAGCGCAACAAGATTTCGTTGGTATTGGTCGTTTAACACTACAGGTCAATCTATGGAAAAGCATATTTAATGGCAGTATCAATGTTGAAACAATAGAAGTTGATAAAGCCTTTGCCAACATTGAAAAGTTAAATGAAAGTGAATTCAATTTCTCTGACATTCCTGAGCATATCGCAGCACAAGCGACACCATCAGAAACCGTAGAACCCACTGTTGAAGAAACCAATGAAGAGAGTGAATTACCACACATTCAAATTGCCAACATAGGTATTACCAATACAGCATTTAATTTTAAAGATCGCCCGACTGGTGCTGTATTAGATTATCCAGCCATCAACATTGGCTTAACCGCGTTCAATAGCCTTGCAATGCTAGATAATCCAAAGCAAGCGAATGTGCCTACACCTTACAATAACTACAACCTGAGTATTGAAGGTGCTGATAATAGCGCAGTCATAACAGAAGGTCGCTTTCAACTATCACCATTAGATGTAAAAGGTGATCTCGCACTCAAGCATATTAAATTAATCACATTCTGGCCATTTATAGCAGAACAGCTCACGGCGAAACTTGAATCCGGTGTTCTCGACTTTGCGACAGACTACCAATTCAAAATCATTGATGATGAGCCACAATTCATCACAACGTTAGGCCAGTTTTCATTACGTACATTAGCATTTACGGCAACAGAGAAAGAGATTGTCAACTTACCCTTGCTAACTATCGCAGGCATCAAAGTTGACCTGCTACAACAACAAATCGGCTTAGACAATATCAGTACTGATGGACTCCAAGTCAATGCGCATGTGAATAAAGAAGGTGTTGTTGATTTAGCGACTGCTTTCACTCCAAAGCAAGTACCGAACAGTGACACCGAATCTAACACTTCAAGTTCTACAGACACAGACCCAGCCACAGTGGATGCAGGTAATGATAAAACTCAAACGAATGATACTGAAGATAAACCAGCATGGTTAGTAACACTTGGCGAGTTCAATTTAACTAACTACGATATCAATGTTGTCGAGTCAATGATGACAAATGCAACAAAATGGCGTGTATTTCCAATTAATCTACACACCAAGACATTAACAAGTCGCCTAGACACACCGATTGAATATGACCTAGAGCTAACCATCAATGATAAAGGCACGTTCGCTTCACAAGGTAATGCCGATGTAAAGCAACAAGCGCTTGATGCGAAAATAAGCTTAACTAAATTAGATTTGGCACAATTCCAACCTTACCTTAGCCCCTACGTAAACATTCAGCTCGAAAGCGGTGAATTCACGACCAAAGGTAGCCTCTATGCGAATGCACAAGGTGCAGCTCGCTTTAACGGTGCTATCAAGCTAGAAGCGCTTGCGATTAACGATAAAACATTGGATAAAACACTCGTTAAATGGCAAACGTTTAATATCAATAACCTTAAGTTCGACCAGAAAGCTAATAGCCTGCTCATCGACCACGTGTCATTAGTGAAGCCTTACGCTCAAGTAATTATGGCTGCGGATAAAACATCAAATATCTCAGACCTCGTTGTCGAATCAAAACCATCGAATAAAACAGTCGAAGGTAAAACAGAAAAAATAAAAACAAAGGAAGAAACAAGCTCATCTGAAAAGCCAATGCTGATTGAAGTAAACAAGATCACACTAGCAGCAGGTAAAGTCGATTATACCGACAACGTACTTAAACCTACCTTCGAAGCAACCATCGAAGAATTAACAGGCTATGTTGGAAAAATATCTTCCACTGCAACAAAGAATGCGGAATTAAACATTAAAGGGATTGTTAATAAATACGCGCCAATGCTATTGAAAGGGGAAATAAACCCACTTATCCCTCAGCCTTATATTGATATCGAGTTCATCTTTGATAATTTTGAACTACCATCGATGACGCCCTACTCTGGTACCTATGCAGGCTTAGATATTGATGAAGGACAACTATCACTCGCGTTGAAATACAAATTAGAAAAAGAACATTTAGAAGGCAGTAATCAAATCTTTATCGATCAATTGGATATGAATAATACCAAAGACAGCGATGCCGGTACTCTATTGCCCGTTACACTTGCGATCCCACTATTAAAAGACAGTAATGGTGCCATTGATTTAGGCGTTGATGTGTCAGGTAATGTAAATGATCCTAGCTTCAATGTCGGCGAGATATTACTAAAACAGCTCACAAATATAATTGTAAAAGCGGCTACCTCTCCTTTCACATTACTAGCAAGTATTGTTGATACAACGGAGGAATTGGATAAAATCAATTTCACCAGTGGTTCATACATATTAACTCAAGCAGAGCAGAGTAAATTAGACTCACTCGCGAAAGCCCTTGCACAACGACCACAGCTGAAACTGAACATCAAAGGTAGTTTCGATGCAAATACAGATAAAAAAGCACTGCAAAATGAGGCGCTAAACACGAAGTTAAGCGAATCTTCAGGGACTCCAATAGCCATGGGGGCAAATGCTGAAACGATTTCATCAACAAATGACATAACTGATGCGCTGATTGAATTGTATGAACAGGATACAAAAGGAAAAGCAGATGCGTTACGTGTAGCCATTGCGAAACAACAAACCTCATTAACTGAATCAGCACTCGATAAAGTCTGGCGTCGTAGTTTGTATAAAGAAACAAGTACGCGTCAAACGGTAACAGATAAGCAGTTAAAAGGATTAGCAAAAGCGCGAGCTGACGCAATTAAAACACATCTACGCGATGTCAGTAAAGTGGATGCTGGTCGTATATTCGTATTGAGCCATCAAAGTAATGTACCGGACAAAAGCACACAAACAACACTGACACTTGTCGTTAAGTAA
- the punR gene encoding DNA-binding transcriptional activator PunR codes for MFSQQDLQVIDAVARRGSFTAAADELCKVPSAISYTVRNIEDRLAVELFIRLHRKVKLTPAGEYFVIESRKLLKQMAHMKFQTQRVANGWNQSVSLALDNVVHEGRINTMVGDFYNAFPDVELLLTMEVYNGVWDALVDSRADIAIGATASIPVSGGFDYRAMGELKWTFVISPNHPLAAATQPIGNEELAKYPVICLEDTARKLPKRTTWLLDNQRRLVVPNWHSATQLLKGGLGIAIMPAHMANKLLSTGELIEKQLITSLPVSDCCLAWNTKRMSPAVEWLLDYLGDSEQLHQQWLE; via the coding sequence ATGTTTTCTCAACAAGATCTGCAGGTTATCGACGCTGTTGCGCGACGTGGGAGTTTCACGGCGGCAGCAGATGAATTATGTAAAGTGCCCAGTGCAATCAGTTATACGGTGCGTAACATTGAAGACCGTTTAGCGGTTGAACTGTTCATTCGGTTACACCGAAAAGTAAAGTTAACACCCGCGGGTGAATACTTTGTTATCGAATCACGTAAATTACTTAAACAAATGGCCCACATGAAATTCCAAACCCAACGTGTCGCGAATGGGTGGAATCAAAGCGTGTCACTTGCATTGGATAATGTCGTCCATGAGGGACGTATTAATACCATGGTCGGTGACTTTTATAACGCCTTTCCCGATGTCGAACTTCTACTCACGATGGAAGTATATAATGGTGTTTGGGATGCGCTCGTCGATTCTCGTGCCGATATCGCCATTGGCGCAACGGCATCTATCCCCGTTAGTGGCGGCTTTGACTACCGTGCTATGGGCGAATTAAAGTGGACATTTGTTATCAGTCCTAATCACCCACTGGCCGCAGCAACACAGCCAATCGGAAACGAAGAACTCGCGAAATATCCCGTTATCTGTTTGGAAGATACGGCCCGAAAACTACCGAAACGAACAACCTGGTTACTTGATAATCAACGCCGCTTAGTTGTCCCTAATTGGCACAGCGCAACACAACTATTAAAAGGTGGTTTAGGTATCGCAATTATGCCTGCCCACATGGCAAATAAGCTATTATCAACAGGTGAGCTCATCGAGAAACAACTTATCACTAGCCTTCCAGTGAGTGACTGCTGCTTAGCCTGGAATACCAAACGAATGAGCCCAGCAGTGGAATGGTTACTTGATTATTTAGGTGATAGTGAACAGTTACATCAACAATGGTTAGAATAA
- the punC gene encoding purine nucleoside transporter PunC, translated as MSNIENNKQNKVPMSTMIWFSGLSMLGFLATDMYLPAFETIRHEFETSQTLISLSLSIFLLGMALGQLVYGPLSDRVGRKKMLFVGMTIFVLSTALISVSNSIELFLIARFGQALGACSGTVIWQAVVIDRYQGKASERIFATIMPLVALSPALAPLLGAGLEEYFGWRSIFIVLVVIGLGLAFATKGQKESAPLDKKQEKISTQLARDYKQIVKSKIFMGNMLIFAACSAAFFAYLTGSPFIMTAMGYSGADIGLSYLPQTVAFLVGGYGCRSLLVRFSAKQLLPWLMTLFITTVVLMFVIAFATSPTTIWPILIPFCFLAVANGAIYPLVINSALADFKNCSATAAGLLNFLQTMFCFLASSVVSTFSEHGLYTVTAVMLFQGIVIVIGYVLAKHKATDAAASTAVVA; from the coding sequence ATGAGCAATATTGAAAATAACAAACAAAATAAAGTTCCTATGAGCACCATGATCTGGTTTTCTGGATTAAGTATGCTTGGTTTTTTAGCGACGGATATGTATTTACCTGCATTCGAAACTATTCGTCATGAATTTGAAACATCTCAAACATTAATTAGCCTGTCGCTGAGTATCTTTTTATTAGGCATGGCGCTGGGTCAATTGGTTTATGGTCCATTATCTGATCGTGTTGGTCGTAAGAAAATGCTATTCGTTGGTATGACCATATTTGTGCTTTCAACGGCTTTAATATCAGTATCTAACAGTATTGAGCTATTCCTTATTGCTCGCTTTGGTCAAGCATTAGGTGCGTGTAGTGGGACGGTAATTTGGCAAGCTGTTGTTATTGACCGTTATCAAGGTAAAGCATCAGAGCGCATCTTTGCTACTATCATGCCATTGGTTGCATTATCGCCAGCATTAGCGCCTTTGTTGGGTGCAGGCTTGGAAGAGTATTTTGGATGGCGTAGTATTTTTATTGTACTTGTAGTGATTGGTTTAGGTTTAGCATTTGCGACTAAGGGCCAAAAAGAGAGTGCGCCACTTGATAAAAAACAAGAAAAAATATCGACGCAATTAGCGCGAGATTATAAGCAAATTGTAAAATCAAAAATATTCATGGGTAATATGTTGATATTTGCTGCTTGTTCCGCTGCATTCTTCGCCTATTTAACTGGTTCGCCATTCATTATGACTGCGATGGGTTACTCTGGCGCGGATATTGGTTTGAGTTACCTGCCTCAGACAGTTGCTTTCCTTGTTGGTGGTTATGGTTGCCGTAGTCTGCTTGTACGCTTTAGCGCTAAACAATTACTACCTTGGTTAATGACGTTGTTTATTACGACCGTTGTGCTTATGTTTGTTATTGCGTTTGCAACATCACCGACAACGATCTGGCCAATTTTGATTCCATTTTGTTTCTTAGCGGTTGCTAATGGCGCGATTTATCCACTCGTGATTAATTCTGCGCTAGCGGACTTTAAAAACTGTAGTGCAACAGCTGCTGGTTTACTTAACTTCCTACAAACAATGTTCTGCTTCTTAGCAAGTAGTGTGGTATCTACATTTTCTGAACACGGTCTTTATACAGTGACAGCGGTAATGTTGTTCCAAGGTATCGTGATTGTGATTGGTTATGTATTAGCGAAACATAAAGCAACGGATGCTGCGGCAAGTACTGCTGTAGTTGCTTAG
- the ansA gene encoding asparaginase has product MAKKSIYIAYTGGTIGMQHSEHGYVPMEGFMTDCLARLPEFHREEMPDFTLHEYSPLIDSSNMSPSDWQQIAEDIQTNYDQYDGFVILHGTDTMAYTASALSFMLEDLGKPVIVTGSQIPLAEIRSDGQSNLLNSLYLAANYPVHEVCLFFNNQLLRGNRTTKVHADGFSAFATPNCETLLKVGINIEVMLGDVKPIEEKTLTVSNITPQPIAIVTLYPGISTEVIGNILLQPVKALILLSYGVGNAPQSEDILNALEAANKRGIVVVNLTQCIKGKVNMGGYATGDALAQVGVISGYDMTTEAALTKLHYLISKELPSEEIKVLMQQSLRGELSH; this is encoded by the coding sequence ATGGCTAAGAAATCAATCTACATCGCGTATACTGGTGGCACGATCGGTATGCAACATTCAGAGCACGGTTATGTACCGATGGAAGGATTCATGACAGATTGCTTAGCGCGTCTACCTGAATTCCACCGCGAAGAAATGCCTGATTTCACCCTTCACGAGTACTCGCCGTTAATCGACTCTTCTAACATGTCACCTTCAGATTGGCAGCAGATCGCCGAAGACATTCAAACTAACTATGATCAATATGATGGTTTTGTTATCTTACATGGTACAGACACCATGGCGTATACCGCATCAGCATTATCATTTATGTTAGAAGACCTTGGTAAACCCGTGATTGTGACAGGTTCACAGATCCCGCTGGCAGAAATTCGTTCAGATGGTCAAAGCAATTTACTTAACTCGCTTTACCTTGCAGCAAACTACCCTGTACACGAAGTATGTTTATTCTTTAATAACCAGCTATTACGCGGTAACAGAACAACAAAAGTGCATGCAGATGGCTTTAGCGCTTTCGCAACACCAAACTGTGAAACGTTATTAAAAGTTGGGATCAACATTGAAGTAATGCTAGGTGATGTTAAACCTATTGAAGAAAAGACACTTACTGTTAGTAACATCACTCCACAACCAATTGCGATTGTGACACTTTACCCAGGTATTTCAACAGAAGTCATTGGTAACATCCTATTACAACCTGTTAAAGCACTTATATTACTGAGCTACGGTGTCGGTAATGCCCCACAAAGCGAAGATATTTTAAATGCACTTGAAGCGGCAAACAAACGCGGTATCGTTGTCGTTAATCTAACCCAATGTATTAAAGGTAAAGTTAACATGGGCGGCTATGCAACAGGTGATGCCCTTGCTCAAGTTGGTGTTATCTCTGGTTATGACATGACGACAGAAGCAGCGTTAACTAAACTGCATTATCTCATCAGTAAAGAGCTACCAAGCGAAGAAATCAAAGTACTTATGCAACAGAGTCTTCGTGGAGAATTAAGCCACTAA
- the sppA gene encoding signal peptide peptidase SppA, with the protein MRKLFSILGFILSKIGSSITFTRNLILNLFFISFIAIVFLALQQQKEAPVTFAENTALVLNLNGVLVDQPKLVDPFDQLIGEIVDSKNVVNEIAISDVVNVINNAQTDDTITALILDLAQLKPASLTKLTDISDALTEFKNSNKPIYAYGDYFSQEQYFLASFADEILLNPAGGVLLQGYGSYSLYFKDAIDKLNLSSHVFRVGTYKSFVEPFTRNGMSEASKESKLNWLNQLWDSYTATVANNRSINANDVAPQADKFIEQLQSVNGNIAEYALKQKLVDQLLTREEMSRYLAKKLNSESDKYEKVEFLDYLALQPTIFEEQGFANAPGVGIIFANGQILDGNQPPGAIGGKSLTKLLLQAKDDDQIKALVLRIDSPGGSAFASEQIRTALLEVKKSGKPVIVSMGSVAASGGYWIASAADEIWAKPTTITGSIGIFGMFATTEKLLAKLGIYSDGIGTTDYTGLSVNRELPAHMAKIIQMTVENGYSNFLNVVAEGREMTTEQVNTIAQGRVWTGRDALRLGLVDSLGSLDDAIASAAKQAEVSSDSLILIQTPRSERDKLLSMFTQSIATQVLTQLNINPNSNVATWLATINQQAAQLNNYSDPQGLYVQCLVCEVK; encoded by the coding sequence ATGAGAAAATTATTCTCAATACTCGGATTTATCCTTTCTAAAATAGGTAGCTCGATTACATTTACGCGTAATTTGATCCTAAACCTATTTTTCATTTCTTTTATTGCTATTGTTTTTCTCGCATTACAACAGCAAAAAGAAGCACCAGTAACATTCGCAGAGAATACTGCCTTGGTACTGAACCTAAATGGCGTATTGGTTGACCAACCAAAATTAGTTGACCCGTTTGACCAGCTTATTGGTGAAATCGTTGATTCTAAAAACGTCGTTAACGAAATTGCAATTTCAGATGTTGTGAACGTCATTAACAACGCGCAAACTGACGATACAATTACTGCATTAATTCTCGACCTTGCACAATTAAAACCAGCTAGCTTAACCAAGTTAACTGATATTTCGGATGCCTTGACTGAATTCAAAAACAGTAACAAGCCTATCTATGCTTACGGTGATTACTTTAGCCAAGAACAATACTTCCTTGCTTCATTTGCTGATGAAATCCTATTAAACCCTGCAGGCGGTGTATTACTGCAAGGTTATGGTAGCTACAGCCTTTACTTCAAAGACGCAATTGATAAGTTAAACCTCTCATCGCATGTTTTCCGTGTAGGTACTTATAAATCGTTTGTTGAACCTTTCACTCGTAATGGCATGTCAGAAGCGAGCAAAGAGTCAAAACTAAACTGGTTAAATCAACTTTGGGACAGCTATACAGCAACTGTTGCTAACAACCGTTCAATAAATGCCAATGATGTAGCACCGCAAGCAGATAAATTTATTGAGCAACTACAATCTGTTAATGGCAACATTGCAGAGTATGCCTTAAAACAAAAACTTGTAGATCAACTGCTAACTCGCGAAGAAATGTCACGCTACCTAGCAAAAAAACTAAACAGCGAATCGGATAAATACGAAAAAGTTGAATTCTTAGATTATCTCGCTCTTCAACCTACAATCTTTGAAGAACAAGGTTTTGCTAATGCTCCCGGTGTTGGGATCATCTTTGCAAACGGTCAGATCCTAGATGGTAATCAACCTCCCGGTGCAATTGGTGGTAAATCGTTAACGAAGCTGTTATTACAGGCTAAAGATGATGACCAAATAAAAGCACTAGTATTACGCATTGATAGCCCGGGTGGCAGTGCCTTTGCATCAGAACAAATCCGTACAGCACTATTAGAAGTGAAAAAATCAGGTAAACCAGTCATTGTATCAATGGGCAGTGTTGCTGCTTCAGGTGGTTATTGGATCGCTTCTGCCGCAGATGAAATCTGGGCTAAGCCAACAACAATAACAGGCTCAATTGGTATCTTTGGTATGTTTGCAACAACTGAAAAACTACTCGCAAAATTGGGGATTTACAGTGACGGCATAGGCACAACGGATTACACAGGGCTATCTGTTAATCGAGAACTGCCTGCACATATGGCAAAAATCATTCAGATGACTGTCGAGAATGGTTACAGTAACTTCTTAAATGTCGTTGCTGAAGGTCGTGAAATGACTACCGAACAAGTGAATACGATTGCTCAAGGCCGAGTTTGGACAGGCCGTGATGCATTACGTTTAGGGCTTGTTGATAGTTTAGGTAGTCTTGATGATGCGATTGCATCAGCGGCTAAGCAAGCGGAAGTATCGAGTGATTCATTAATTTTGATCCAAACGCCACGCAGTGAACGAGACAAACTACTTTCAATGTTTACTCAATCAATCGCGACTCAAGTATTAACTCAACTCAACATCAACCCGAATAGTAATGTTGCAACTTGGTTAGCGACGATAAATCAACAGGCTGCACAACTCAACAACTATTCAGATCCACAAGGCCTGTATGTGCAATGCCTAGTGTGTGAGGTTAAATAA